In one Solanum dulcamara chromosome 1, daSolDulc1.2, whole genome shotgun sequence genomic region, the following are encoded:
- the LOC129900797 gene encoding pentatricopeptide repeat-containing protein At4g19440, chloroplastic, whose translation MEVRRLKIPKTIAIFSHIKRPLTCVIYTASSDQISEALQKTPSNNPNPSSEKKQQKGLDLNLRKWVTSVLSNPPVDSLKIKDLLTLLTPQQFDAIFLEIHSSLKPLNVLKFFHVASGSCGFSFSVRSYCTLLRLLVGSNHDVPARLLLIRLIDGKLPALFDNSQRKHVEVAVGLAELSRVSDFGVAVRTFDLLLHLCCTQFKNVGFDSALDVFRSLASRGLYPSLKTCNFLLSSLVKENELWKSYEVFGILKDGVKPDVYLFSTAINAFCKGGKVDEAKELFRKMENMDTVPNVVTYNNLIHGLCKNCNLEDAFLLKEKMILNGVNPSIVTYGMLINCLMKLEKFDEADCVLKEMSNKGLVPNEVLYNTIINGYCSAGDIQKALKVRDGMLTKGILPNSVTCNSLIKGFCKVNQASQAEELLEEMLLHGLSVNPGSFSNVILVLCTNSRFVAALRFAKEMLLRRLRPNDGLLTTLISGLCKEGKHSEAVELWHMLLMKGFTANTVTSNALIHGLCEAGNIQEAVRLLKAMLDNGIQIDSMTYNTLICAFCKEGNLDGAFMLREEMVKQGIAPDVSTYNVLLHGLGEKGKIDEALLLWDECRSKGLVCDIYTYGALINGLCKTDKLEKGRDLFHEMLRQGLAPNLIVYNTLIGAFCRNGNVKEALKLRDDMRSRGVLPNVVTYSSLIHGMSNIGLTEDAENLIDGMRKEGVPPDVVCYTALIGGYCKLGQMDKARSILQEMSSHNIQPNKITYTVIIDGYCQAGKIKEAKEYFAEMVQKGNIPDSVTYNVLTKGFLKEGEIEEAFSLLDNISHTGVGLDEVTYTSLVNLLPQRSESANQE comes from the coding sequence ATGGAagtaagaagattgaaaattCCCAAAACCATAGCTATATTTTCACATATCAAACGTCCTTTAACTTGTGTGATTTATACTGCTTCTTCAGATCAAATCAGTGAGGCATTACAGAAAACCCCATCAAATAATCCTAACCCCAGCTCAGAAAAGAAACAGCAAAAGGGATTAGATTTGAATTTGCGGAAGTGGGTTACTTCAGTTCTTTCAAACCCACCTGTAGATTCGTTAAAGATTAAAGATTTACTGACCCTTTTGACTCCTCAGCAGTTTGATGCTATTTTCTTGGAAATTCATTCGTCTTTGAAACCATTGAATGTTTTGAAATTCTTCCACGTAGCGTCTGGTTCTTGTGGTTTTAGTTTTAGTGTTAGATCTTATTGTACTTTGCTTCGTTTGCTTGTTGGTTCGAATCACGATGTTCCAGCTAGGTTGCTTTTGATAAGGTTAATTGATGGGAAACTACCTGCATTGTTTGATAACTCCCAACGAAAGCATGTAGAGGTTGCCGTTGGATTAGCAGAGTTAAGTAGAGTGTCGGATTTTGGTGTTGCTGTTAGGACTTTTGATCTTTTGCTTCATTTGTGTTGTACCCAATTCAAAAATGTTGGGTTTGATTCTGCATTGGATGTGTTCAGGTCGTTGGCAAGTAGGGGGTTGTATCCCTCTTTGAAAACTTGCAACTTTCTGTTGAGTTCTCTTGTCAAAGAGAATGAGCTTTGGAAGAGTTATGAGGTTTTTGGGATTCTGAAGGATGGTGTTAAACCAGATGTTTACTTGTTTAGCACCGCGATCAATGCTTTCTGTAAAGGAGGGAAGGTGGACGAGGCAAAGGAGTTATTTCGGAAGATGGAAAACATGGATACTGTGCCAAATGTTGTCACTTATAATAACCTTATTCATGGGCTTTGCAAGAATTGTAATTTAGAAGATGCGTTTCTTCTAAAGgaaaaaatgatattaaatgGTGTAAACCCAAGTATTGTCACATATGGCATGCTTATTAATTGTCTGATGAAACTCGAGAAATTTGATGAAGCTGATTGTGTGTTGAAAGAAATGTCAAACAAGGGGCTTGTTCCGAACGAGGTGTTGTATAATACCATCATTAATGGTTATTGCTCAGCAGGAGATATTCAGAAAGCTCTAAAGGTAAGGGATGGAATGCTAACAAAAGGAATTCTCCCCAACTCAGTTACTTGCAATTCACTGATCAAAGGTTTCTGCAAGGTAAATCAAGCTAGTCAAGCTGAAGAACTCTTAGAGGAGATGTTATTACATGGATTGAGTGTAAATCCTGGTTCATTCAGTAATGTTATCCTTGTACTGTGTACGAATTCTAGGTTTGTTGCTGCACTACGGTTTGCTAAGGAAATGCTATTAAGGCGTTTGAGGCCAAATGATGGGTTGCTGACCACATTAATTAGTGGGCTTTGCAAGGAAGGAAAACATTCAGAAGCAGTTGAGCTTTGGCATATGCTACTAATGAAAGGGTTCACTGCCAATACAGTGACCTCAAATGCTCTAATTCATGGGCTTTGTGAAGCTGGTAACATACAAGAGGCTGTTCGGCTACTGAAAGCAATGCTAGATAATGGTATTCAAATAGATAGCATGACTTATAACACTCTTATATGTGCATTCTGCAAAGAGGGAAACTTGGATGGCGCCTTTATGTTGAGAGAAGAAATGGTGAAGCAAGGAATTGCACCTGACGTTTCAACTTACAATGTGCTGCTACATGGGCTTGGTGAGAAAGGTAAAATAGATGAAGCTCTGTTGCTTTGGGATGAATGTCGAAGCAAGGGACTTGTCTGCGATATTTATACCTATGGGGCCTTAATTAATGGTTTGTGCAAAACTGACAAACTTGAAAAGGGCAGAGACCTTTTCCATGAGATGCTCAGACAAGGCTTAGCCCCAAATTTAATTGTTTATAACACTCTTATTGGAGCTTTTTGTAGAAATGGAAATGTGAAAGAAGCCCTTAAACTTCGCGATGACATGAGAAGCAGAGGTGTTCTACCAAATGTAGTCACTTATTCCTCTCTTATACATGGCATGAGTAATATCGGGCTTACTGAGGATGCTGAGAACCTTATTGATGGAATGCGTAAGGAGGGAGTTCCACCTGATGTTGTTTGTTATACTGCATTGATTGGTGGTTATTGTAAGTTAGGTCAGATGGATAAAGCGAGGAGCATTTTGCAGGAAATGTCATCACACAATATACAACCTAATAAAATAACTTATACAGTCATTATTGATGGATATTGCCAAGCTGGTAAAATTAAAGAAGCTAAGGAGTATTTCGCTGAGATGGTACAGAAGGGAAATATTCCTGATTCTGTCACCTATAACGTTTTAACAAAGGGTTTTTTAAAGGAAGGGGAAATAGAAGAAGCATTTTCACTTTTAGATAATATTTCCCATACAGG